A genomic window from Oncorhynchus keta strain PuntledgeMale-10-30-2019 unplaced genomic scaffold, Oket_V2 Un_contig_18594_pilon_pilon, whole genome shotgun sequence includes:
- the LOC127920196 gene encoding serine/threonine-protein kinase WNK1-like, whose product MSETDKFLAPFPPPPKNVNGSSSDTYLGENLGTDGVRRRRHTMDRDPKQAEHRFFRRSVICDSNATALDLPSKAVILTSPPDCEPPSLGWLSLAVPSVVVPEPCLAVAEVEADEEGGEGPCSAVLGPSVGGGTRVDGTVVQIKPCTAVLDVCGGEKGKKLLSLAAAEAPGMEEVSPSKAGSPRRRRAVVLQRRCERRRRRGRRRPY is encoded by the coding sequence ATGTCGGAAACAGACAAGTTCCTAGCCCCTTTCCCTCCACCACCCAAGAATGTGAATGGTTCCAGCTCGGACACGTACCTTGGTGAGAATTTGGGGACCGACGGTGTCCGCCGACGCCGCCACACCATGGACCGCGACCCCAAACAGGCCGAACATCGCTTCTTCCGGCGCAGCGTCATCTGTGACTCGAACGCCACCGCCTTAGACCTCCCCAGCAAGGCCGTCATCCTCACCTCCCCGCCCGACTGCGAGCCCCCCAGCCTGGGCTGGCTCTCCCTGGCTGTCCCCTCTGTGGTGGTACCCGAGCCGTGCCTGGCGGTGGCCGAGGTGGAAGCAgatgaggaaggaggggaggggccTTGTAGTGCGGTATTAGGGCCCAGTGTTGGTGGCGGTACTAGAGTGGATGGTACGGTAGTGCAGATAAAGCCATGCACGGCAGTATTGGATGTTTGCGGcggagagaaaggaaagaagCTGTTGTCGTTAGCCGCCGCAGAGGCTCCTGGAATGGAGGAGGTGTCGCCCAGTAAAGCGGGGAGCCCGCGGAGGAGGAGAGCGGTAGTGTTACAGAGGAGATgcgagaggagaaggagaagggggcgGCGAAGGCCCTATTAG